CTGGACGTTGAAGGTGGCGTAAAGCGGCGCAACGCCGTCGACCGTGGCCAGGTTGGGATTCGCACCACGTTCCAGCAGCTTCATCGCCAGGTCGAAACGTCCGTTGATGACAGCCATCGTAAGCGGGCTGGTGTTGTCGGCCTCGGTGACGAAGTCGATGTCGGCGCCGCCGTCGAGCAGCGCCATGGCCGCATCAATGGCACCTTCCCGTGCCGCGTGGTGCAGCGCGGTCAGGCTGCCCCACTTCTGGTCGGGGGGTTGGCGGAAGAAGGCCCTTGGGTCGTCCTCATCCTCCTCTTCTTCCTCCTCGGGGACCACGCCGGCGCGCTGGACGGCGCGCGCGACCTCCAGGGCGGCCTGGATCTGAGCCGGCGTCGGCAGCTCGTTGCTGTCACCCTTGAAGGCGTCGAGCACTTCCTGCATGCGTTCGCTCGCGTAGTTGTCCACTTCGCTGCGAGTCGCGGCTTCCATGAGCGTGGTCGTGACGTTCGGGTCCGCCCCTCTCGCCACGAGAAGCGTCACGACATCCGCACGGTCGGCGGCCGCCGCGAACATCAGGGGCGTCTGCTGGGCATCGCCCGCCCTCGCGTTGACCTCTGCGCCCGCGTCCACCAGATGCTGCGCGCCCAGGGCACTGCCCGCACCCGCCACCAGGTGGAGGGGCGTGGAGCCCGTGGCCGCCACTGTGCGCGGGTCCGCGCCGGCGTCCAGCAGCACGCGAATGACCCCGGCCGCTCCTTTCCTGCCGGCTACATGGAGAGGCGTATAGGCGCCCAGACGGGTGGTGACCTCGAGGATCGCCCCCGCACTCACCAGAATCTCCGTGATCTCGGCGTTGCCGGTCTCGGCCGCCCAGTGCAGGGCGGTCATGCCGTCACCGCGCGCAGCGTTGACGTCCGCCCCGCTCGCCAACAGGGTTCGCACCGCCGTCGCATCGCCCTTCATGGCGGCGTCCGCCAACGGCGAATCCGACGCGTCCGCGGATGTGAGCAGCATGCTGACGGCGAGCGCCGCCAGCGCGTTTACGTGCAATCTCTTCTTCATGCTGACCGTCCCCGGCTTAGCGTGACTGACTTGCCTCTTCGACCGCGGTCAACACCGAACTCGGCACGTTGAACTCGCCCGTGCTGTCGCCGAAGCTGGACATTTCGTCGAAGCCGAGCTTGTGCATGACGTTCAGGAAGACGTTGGCCATCGGGGTTCCATCCGGCGCCTTCAGGTGCATGTTGCCCGCGAGCTGGCCGTTCGCGCCGCCCAGCAGCAACAGCGGGCACCGGCGGTGGTTGTGGATGTTCGGGTCTCCCATGGGCGACCCGTAGATGATCATGGTTTGGTCGAGCAGGCTCGAGTCGCCGTCCTGGCTGTTGTGCAGCTTCTCCAGGAGGTACGGCAGCAGGCCAACGTAGAACCGGTTGATGGTGTTGAAGTCGAGGATGGTCTCCTCGTTGTTGCCGTGGTGCGAGGTCGGGTGGAACGGGCTGTCGGTGCCGCTCTCCGGATAGATCCGGTTGGAGGCGTCGCGGCCTGTCTTGAAGGAGAAGACGCGCGTCATGTCGGACTGCAGCGCGAGCACCTGCAGGTCGAACATCATCTGCATGTGCTCGGTGAAGGAGTCCGGCACGCCCGCGGGCGCCTCTGGCAGCTCACGCTGCTCTCCGCTCGAGTTCTGAGCCTCGACCATCTGAATGCGGCGCTCGATCTCGCGCACGTTGTCCAGATACTGGTCCATGCGCCGGCGGTCGGTTGCGCCGAGTTCGCGCCTCAGGTAGGCGACCTCGCCCACGATCCAGTCGAGGATGCTCGCGTTCTCGCGGCGGCGCGCCTGGCGCTCCTCCGGGGTGCCGCCGGCACCGAAGAGGAGGTCGAAGGCAGTGCGCGGGTCGCGGATCATCGGCAGCGGCTCGCTCGGCGAAGCCCAGCTGATCGAGTCGGTGTAGGCGCACGAGTAGTTGTACGTGCAGCCGCCGGCCTGGTCGAGATCCTCGATGCAGAGCTGCATGGAGGGGAGCGGCGTCTCCTGTCCGAAGCGCTCGGCGAACATCTGGTCGAGCGAGGTGCCGACGTAGAGGTCGGAACTCTGGGTCTGCTTCGGATGCGCCTGCGTCAG
This genomic stretch from Gammaproteobacteria bacterium harbors:
- a CDS encoding ankyrin repeat domain-containing protein produces the protein MKKRLHVNALAALAVSMLLTSADASDSPLADAAMKGDATAVRTLLASGADVNAARGDGMTALHWAAETGNAEITEILVSAGAILEVTTRLGAYTPLHVAGRKGAAGVIRVLLDAGADPRTVAATGSTPLHLVAGAGSALGAQHLVDAGAEVNARAGDAQQTPLMFAAAADRADVVTLLVARGADPNVTTTLMEAATRSEVDNYASERMQEVLDAFKGDSNELPTPAQIQAALEVARAVQRAGVVPEEEEEEDEDDPRAFFRQPPDQKWGSLTALHHAAREGAIDAAMALLDGGADIDFVTEADNTSPLTMAVINGRFDLAMKLLERGANPNLATVDGVAPLYATFNVQWSPRSRYPQPRAHEQQETVYLDLAMALLEAGAEVDFQVTKNFWYFTYSGCGNGNCGLENQDGVTPFWRASRALDLDGMKLLRSWGADWNIATVKQPERRRGRNPRTGDTEDEEQVDPSGLPPVPVGGPAVYPIHAASGVGYGQGFAGNAHTHIPGNWIAAVEYLLELGADINQRDANGYTPLHHAAARGDTEMIQWLVDRGADVMVVSRRGQTTVDMANGPVSRVTPYPEAIALLESMGAINNHNCISC
- a CDS encoding DUF1552 domain-containing protein, with protein sequence MQFITGKHIARRTFLRGMGATVALPLLDSMLPAANPWAARKLAEGKTRLLAIEVVHGAAGSVEWGAKQFLWEPEKTGRDFELAAQSALTPLEEWRRYMTIVSNTDVRMAEAFTGPEIGGDHFRSSATFLTQAHPKQTQSSDLYVGTSLDQMFAERFGQETPLPSMQLCIEDLDQAGGCTYNYSCAYTDSISWASPSEPLPMIRDPRTAFDLLFGAGGTPEERQARRRENASILDWIVGEVAYLRRELGATDRRRMDQYLDNVREIERRIQMVEAQNSSGEQRELPEAPAGVPDSFTEHMQMMFDLQVLALQSDMTRVFSFKTGRDASNRIYPESGTDSPFHPTSHHGNNEETILDFNTINRFYVGLLPYLLEKLHNSQDGDSSLLDQTMIIYGSPMGDPNIHNHRRCPLLLLGGANGQLAGNMHLKAPDGTPMANVFLNVMHKLGFDEMSSFGDSTGEFNVPSSVLTAVEEASQSR